The Lacipirellula parvula genome window below encodes:
- a CDS encoding sugar phosphate isomerase/epimerase family protein: MHIAGNLQAEGVQIDLRQELAVAELSDTALRQLRKMLDDLNLRVGSVSFPTRRSYGNPEQLERRIEATVAAMHGAGRLGCRVIVLTLGPCPAPESAERATLLEALGTLAVQGNRLGVEIALASTAPAEELQNLLGELPEGAIGLDLNPADLVLAGQSPREFAERLGKHVVHLAANDAVRGFGSTGGGEVELGRGAADFPELLGMLEEYGYRGWATIERRQSRHPVADVENAVAFLRAL; this comes from the coding sequence TTGCACATTGCGGGGAATTTGCAGGCCGAAGGGGTGCAGATCGACCTCCGTCAGGAGCTGGCCGTCGCCGAACTTTCGGACACGGCGCTCCGCCAGCTGCGGAAGATGCTGGATGATCTGAATTTGCGGGTTGGCTCGGTTTCGTTCCCGACGCGGCGGAGCTACGGCAATCCGGAGCAACTTGAGCGGCGGATCGAGGCAACCGTGGCCGCGATGCATGGCGCTGGGCGGCTCGGCTGCCGGGTGATCGTGCTGACGCTGGGCCCCTGCCCTGCTCCGGAGTCGGCCGAGCGGGCGACGCTGCTCGAGGCGCTGGGGACGCTGGCCGTGCAAGGAAATCGGCTGGGGGTGGAGATTGCTCTCGCGTCGACGGCACCGGCGGAAGAGCTACAGAACCTGCTGGGCGAGTTGCCGGAGGGGGCGATCGGGCTCGACCTTAATCCGGCGGACCTGGTGCTGGCCGGGCAGTCGCCGCGGGAGTTTGCCGAGCGGCTGGGCAAGCACGTGGTGCACCTCGCGGCGAACGATGCGGTGCGCGGGTTTGGTTCGACCGGCGGCGGCGAGGTGGAGCTAGGCCGCGGAGCGGCGGACTTTCCGGAGCTGCTTGGGATGCTTGAAGAGTACGGCTACCGCGGGTGGGCGACGATCGAGCGGCGACAGTCGCGGCATCCGGTGGCGGATGTGGAGAACGCGGTGGCGTTTTTGCGGGCGCTGTGA